A genomic segment from Terriglobia bacterium encodes:
- the thiS gene encoding sulfur carrier protein ThiS produces MTLTVNGEPHPWREGLTVAALLEEKTFSFPLKIVLVNKRLVKKGEQSATLLEDGDVVEVVHLIGGG; encoded by the coding sequence ATGACGCTCACGGTCAACGGCGAGCCGCATCCGTGGCGAGAAGGGCTCACGGTCGCGGCGCTACTCGAAGAGAAGACCTTCTCGTTCCCGCTCAAGATCGTCCTCGTGAACAAGCGTCTCGTCAAGAAGGGCGAGCAGTCCGCGACGCTTCTCGAGGACGGGGACGTCGTCGAGGTGGTCCACCTGATCGGCGGCGGCTGA